The Carassius auratus strain Wakin chromosome 27, ASM336829v1, whole genome shotgun sequence genome includes a region encoding these proteins:
- the ptch2 gene encoding protein patched homolog 1 has translation MASDPRDPGPAGGVFGDLPPSYTRSPPLVNSDLRRRPSYCHAAFALKQISKGKAVGQKAPLWIRARFQAFLFSLGCHIQRHCGKVLFIGLLVFGALSVGLRVAAIETDIERLWVEAGSRVSKELRYTKEKQGEESVFTSQMLIQTPKEEGNNILTQEALLLHLEAALSASKVQVSLYGKSWDLNKICFKSGVPIIENVMIERMIDKLFPCMIVTPLDCFWEGSKLQGGSAYLPGMPDIQWMNLDPLKLMEELSQFTSLEGFREMLDKAQVGHAYMNRPCLDPSDTDCPHSAPNKDPRQIPDIAAELQGGCHGFSKKFMHWQEELILGERVKDSQNALQSAEALQTMFLLMSPKQLYEHFKDDYEIHDINWNEDKATAILESWQRKFVEVVHWSIPQNSSSNVYAFSTTTLNDIMKSFSDVSVIRVAGGYLLMLAYACVTMLRWDCAKSQGAVGLAGVLLVALSVAAGLGLCSLLGLSFNAATTQVLPFLALGIGVDDMFLLAHSFTETRSNIPFKERTGDCLRRTGTSVALTSINNMIAFFMAALVPIPALRAFSLQAAIVVVFNFAMVLLIFPAILSLDLHRREDKRLDILCCFYSPCSSRVIQIQPQEFSDANDNHQHAPATPTYTGSTITTSTHITTTVQAFTQCDAAGQHIVTILPPTSQISTSPPSMVLSTPTPTADPYGSQLFTTSSSTRDLLAQVEEPEEGRECVPLPFFRWNLSNFAREKYAPLLLKPETKTMVVIVFVALLSLSLYGTTMVHDGLYLTDIVPRDTKEYDFITAQFKYFSFYNMYLVTKDGFDYARSQRQLLQLHNAFNSVKYVVKDSNHKLPRMWLHYFQDWLKGLQVTFDADWEAGRITYDSYRNGTEDGALAYKLLIQTGSKKEPFNYSQLTSRRLVDEDGLIPPEVFYIYLTVWVSNDPLGYAASQANFYPHPREWIHDKYDTTGENLRIPAAEPLEFAQFPFYLNGLRQASDFIEAIESVRTVCEEFMRQGIQNYPNGYPFLFWEQYIGLRHWFLLSISVVLACTFLVCAILLLNPWTAGIIVFILAMMTVELFGIMGLIGIKLSAIPVVILIASVGIGVEFTVHIALGFLTAIGDRNTRSAVAMEHMFAPVIDGAISTLLGVLMLAGSEFDFIMRYFFAVLAILTLLGILNGLVLLPVLLSLMGPPAEVVPANNGNHLQSPSPEPMPPPMNHHGYYAGHIPKEPRQAFSETSDSEYYSETTTTSGIGEEEYKYCDRSAYITSPAQPPTSHILLEASKNPSFPKLTVVKPFNENGSKGQNSESKLNAVNSVSSQITRWDNKHEYQGQSRQHLPSDRTHCPRRTTQCGSGPQPGRGQQQNRTTAPAHSPGALQRPNNAITMVTATASVTVAVHPSLPGSYQGYMHKGFEDNESDTFEDSKRTSQTYGKATHYKRDSMELQDLESTEKNHHQANQALGGAWIQAAKDC, from the exons ATGGCCTCGGATCCCAGAGACCCGGGACCGGCCGGTGGTGTTTTTGGAGATTTACCCCCAAGTTACACACGCTCTCCGCCGCTTGTGAACTCAGATCTCCGCCGGAGACCCAGTTACTGCCACGCCGCTTTTGCGTTAAAACAGATTTCTAAG GGGAAAGCTGTGGGACAGAAAGCACCACTGTGGATTCGGGCGAGGTTCCAggcttttctcttttctctggGCTGTCACATCCAACGACACTGTGGAAAAGTCCTTTTCATTGGACTTCTTGTGTTCGGCGCTCTGTCTGTTGGTTTGCGAGTCGCTGCCATTGAAACGGACATTGAGAGACTATGGGTGGAAG CTGGCAGTCGGGTGAGCAAGGAGCTACGCTATACAAAAGAGAAGCAGGGAGAGGAGTCAGTGTTCACCTCACAGATGCTCATACAGACACCCAAAGAGGAAGGAAACAATATTCTTACCCAGGAGGCTTTGTTGCTCCACCTGGAGGCTGCTCTGTCAGCCAGCAAAGTTCAAGTGTCTCTTTATGGAAA ATCTTGGGATCTTAATAAAATTTGCTTCAAATCCGGAGTCCCAATTATAGAAAATGTCATGATTGAGAGG ATGATTGACAAGCTTTTCCCCTGTATGATTGTGACTCCTTTGGACTGCTTTTGGGAAGGCTCTAAGTTGCAGGGAGGCTCTGCCTATTTACC GGGCATGCCTGACATTCAGTGGATGAATCTGGACCCCCTCAAGCTAATGGAGGAGTTGAGCCAGTTTACATCTCTAGAGGGTTTCCGAGAAATGCTAGATAAGGCTCAGGTGGGCCATGCTTATATGAACCGCCCCTGCTTGGATCCCAGTGACACAGACTGCCCTCACAGTGCCCCTAATAAGGATCCCCGGCAG ATCCCCGACATTGCTGCTGAACTTCAGGGCGGTTGCCATGGTTTCTCCAAGAAGTTCATGCACTGGCAGGAGGAGTTGATCCTGGGCGAAAGAGTAAAAGACTCTCAGAATGCCTTGCAGAG TGCGGAGGCTCTTCAGACCATGTTCCTCCTCATGAGTCCCAAACAGCTCTATGAGCACTTTAAGGACGACTATGAGATCCATGACATCAACTGGAATGAGGACAAGGCCACTGCCATCTTGGAGTCCTGGCAGAGGAAATTCGTTGAG GTTGTCCATTGGAGCATTCCTCAGAACTCTTCCTCCAACGTTTATGCCTTCTCTACCACTACTCTTAATGACATCATGAAGTCTTTCTCCGACGTCAGCGTAATCAGGGTGGCAGGTGGTTATCTGCTCATG CTGGCATACGCATGCGTGACCATGCTGCGCTGGGACTGTGCTAAGTCTCAGGGTGCTGTAGGGCTGGCCGGAGTGCTTCTAGTTGCTCTGTCTGTGGCTGCAGGACTTGGTCTGTGCTCGCTGCTTGGGCTGTCCTTCAATGCCGCCACCACACAG GTGCTGCCATTCCTGGCCCTGGGCATTGGAGTTGATGACATGTTTTTGCTGGCTCATTCCTTCACCGAGACCAGATCCAACATCCCGTTCAAG GAGAGGACAGGCGACTGCCTAAGAAGAACTGGCACCAGTGTGGCTCTCACCTCCATCAATAACATGATTGCTTTTTTCATGGCTGCCCTAGTGCCTATTCCTGCTCTCCGGGCCTTCTCACTTCAG GCGGCTATTGTGGTTGTCTTTAACTTTGCCATGGTTCTGTTGATCTTTCCTGCCATTCTGAGCTTGGACCTGCACAGGCGGGAGGACAAAAGACTGGACATCCTGTGCTGTTTCTACAG CCCCTGTTCATCTCGGGTGATCCAGATCCAGCCTCAGGAGTTTTCAGATGCTAACGACAACCACCAGCACGCTCCGGCCACCCCCACCTACACTGGCTCCACTATAACCACCAGCACCCACATCACCACCACTGTGCAGGCATTCACCCAgtgtgatgcagctggtcagcatATTGTCACCATTCTGCCACCCACTTCCCAGATCTCCACCAGTCCTCCATCCATGGTCCTATCAACACCCACCCCGACTGCTGACCCTTATGGCTCCCAGCTGTTCACCACCTCCAGCTCCACCCGAGACCTTCTAGCCCAGGTGGAGGAGCCTGAAGAGGGCCGTGAGTGTGTGCCTTTGCCCTTCTTTCGCTGGAATCTGTCAAACTTTGCACGGGAAAAGTATGCCCCTCTGTTGTTGAAGCCCGAAACTAAGACTATGGTGGTCATTGTTTTTGTGGCTCTTCTGAGCCTCAGCCTCTATGGTACCACAATGGTTCATGATGGACTCTACTTGACTGATATTGTCCCCAGAGACACAAAGGAGTATGACTTTATCACTGCCCAGTTTAAATACTTCTCCTTCTATAACATGTACCTGGTTACCAAGGATGGCTTTGACTATGCCCGTTCTCAGAGACAGCTTCTTCAGCTTCACAATGCCTTCAACTCTGTAAAATATGTAGTTAAGGACAGCAatcacaaacttcccagaatgtGGTTGCACTACTTCCAGGACTGGCTCaaag GTCTGCAGGTGACATTTGATGCTGATTGGGAAGCTGGCAGAATCACCTATGACAGCTATCGCAATGGCACAGAAGATGGAGCGCTGGCCTACAAGCTCCTCATACAAACTGGCTCTAAAAAAGAACCTTTTAACTACAGCCAG CTCACTTCCCGTCGCCTGGTGGACGAGGATGGTCTCATTCCACCAGAGGTTTTTTACATCTACCTGACAGTATGGGTCAGTAATGATCCATTAGGCTATGCTGCCTCCCAAGCCAACTTTTACCCCCATCCTCGGGAGTGGATCCATGATAAGTACGACACCACTGGGGAGAACCTTCGCA TCCCTGCGGCAGAGCCTCTAGAGTTTGCTCAGTTTCCTTTCTACCTAAATGGCCTCAGACAAGCCTCAGACTTCATTGAAGCCATTGAAAGTGTGCGCACAGTTTGTGAGGAATTTATGCGTCAGGGAATCCAGAACTATCCCAACGGCTACCCCTTTTTGTTCTGGGAACAGTACATTGGCCTGCGCCACTGGTTCTTGCTGTCCATCAGCGTAGTCCTTGCCTGCACCTTCCTGGTGTGTGCTATCCTCCTGCTCAACCCCTGGACTGCAGGCATCATT GTTTTCATTTTGGCCATGATGACAGTGGAACTTTTTGGCATCATGGGACTAATTGGTATCAAACTGAGTGCCATTCCTGTCGTCATTCTTATAGCCTCTGTTGGTATTGGAGTGGAGTTTACTGTGCACATTGCACTG GGTTTCCTGACTGCCATTGGGGACAGGAACACTCGTTCAGCCGTGGCTATGGAGCATATGTTCGCTCCTGTGATTGACGGCGCCATCTCTACTCTGTTGGGAGTGCTCATGCTTGCCGGCTCAGAGTTTGACTTCATCATGAG ATACTTCTTTGCAGTTTTGGCCATACTGACATTGTTGGGGATCCTTAATGGTTTGGTGCTTCTTCCGGTACTGCTTTCCCTAATGGGCCCCCCCGCTGAGGTTGTACCTGCTAACAATGGCAATCATTTGCAAAGTCCCTCTCCTGAGCCCATGCCTCCTCCTATGAACCATCATGGGTATTACGCTGGGCACATCCCAAAGGAACCACGTCAGGCCTTCTCCGAGACCTCTGATTCTGAATACTATTCTGAAACCACAACCACCTCTGGCATCGGTGAGGAGGAGTACAAGTACTGTGACAGGAGCGCATACATCACGTCTCCGGCTCAACCACCAACCTCTCATATCCTGCTTGAAGCCAGCAAGAACCCCAGCTTCCCAAAGCTCACA GTGGTGAAACCTTTTAACGAAAATGGCTCTAAAGGACAGAACAGCGAGTCAAAGCTGAATGCAGTCAACTCGGTCAGTTCACAGATCACACGGTGGGACAATAAACATGAGTACCAAGGACAGAGCCGACAACATTTACCTAGCGACAGGACCCACTGTCCTCGTAGGACTACTCAGTGTGGCTCAGGGCCACAACCAGGGAGAGGGCAGCAGCAAAACAGGACTACAGCCCCAGCCCACAGCCCCGGGGCATTGCAGCGCCCTAACAATGCAATCACCATGGTTACAGCAACAGCCTCTGTGACAGTGGCAGTGCACCCCAGTTTGCCGGGGTCATACCAGGGTTACATGCACAAGGGATTTGAGGATAACGAGTCAGACACTTTTGAAGACTCTAAGAGGACTTCTCAAACATATGGGAAGGCTACACATTATAAGAGGGACTCTATGGAACTTCAAGATCTGGAATCCACAGAGAAAAACCACCATCAAGCTAACCAGGCATTAG GTGGTGCATGGATCCAAGCAGCCAAAGATTGCTAG